In the genome of Methanothrix sp., the window CCGGCTATCTGGCAGTTTATATGGACAGGGATCACGCTTCTCGTATGCTTCTCCAGCTCCTCGAAGAGCTTTATTATCGCGGTGGTCTTTCCCGTGCCAGGTGGGCCCATGCAGAGCGCGTTCACAGGCCTGGCTCCACGAATGGCTGGACGCACGCAGAACCTCAGGCTCTTCATCTGAGCCTCTCTGTGATCGAATTGCTCCGGCACATAGTCCAGCTCGAAGACCTCAGGGTCCTTGAAGAGCGTCTCGTCCCAGAGAAGCATGTCATCTTTCATCTGCTTCAATCCACTATTCGAGAACAACTATATATATGCCTGTGCATTGAAAGAGTTCTCACAAAGGAGGGAGCATATACGACAGATACACAGGCTGGAGCGCAGGAGCAGGAAGAATCGAAGACCAAGATGCCGCAGTTCCTGCCGAAGCTTAGGGGCCAGCAGGTGATGATAAGGATGAACGACGGCAGGCCGCTGAGCGGTAAGCTTGTCTCGTTCAACGCATACGAGATAGTGCTCGATGCCGGGCCCAGGACATATCTGCTCTTCAAGCACGCCATCGCCAGCATAGAGGTCCCGAAGGGAATCCTGGACTGAGATGTCCGGGGAATCCACGGTATGCAGCTGGGGCTCAGAGCCCGGCGTTTATAACATCAGGGCCTCAGAGAACTTGCAGCATAAGTTAATATTCTATCAGCGTACCAGATCGTTATAAAGGGTTTCAAGGGAGTGGTTTGTTGTCTCAGGATTTCAGCAGGACTTTAGTTGGGGAGGCGCTGGTTGGGGATGGGCCTGAGGTTGCGCATATCGATCTGGTCATAGGGCCGAAGGGCGGGGCGGTTGATGATGCATTTGTCACATCGCTGGCATCACCGCGAATGGGTCACACGCCACTTCTCGCGGTTCTGGAGCCGAATCTGCCCGCAAAGCCATCGACTATGATCGTGAACAAGGTGACGATCAAGAATGCAAGGCAGGCGGCACTGATGTTCGGACCGGCTCAGGCAGCGGTCGCAAAAGCCGTGATGGACAGCGTCGCGGAGGGGGTTATACCCAGGGAGAAGGTCGAGGATATTCTCATAGTGGTCTCTGTATTCATCGAGTGGGATGCAGAAGACAAGAAGAAGATCTACGAGAACAACTACCTCGCGACGAAGATGGCAATAAAGAGAGCAGTTCGATCTGAGCCCAGGGTCGATGAGATCCTCTTCAGGAAGGATACTGCAAGACACCCATTCGCATGATAACATGCGTCTGATATCAGCGCTTCTCTGATGCAGATCACCAGAAACGAGCTGCATGGATTGTGAAGATCTCCATGAGCTATATGTGATCTACAAATGATTCATATCACTCATAGATATCAGCAAATCGAGTAATGGAAGCCCTACATGAAAATTAGCTACTTAAGCCGGTCAGTCTCCATCCTTGCTTGAGGTGCGAACCTCTGAGCGGGCAGGAGAGTGACGGATTGGATGATCGGCAGGGGAATTATGAGCGAGATGATTTCGTTGTATGATAAAATTTGCAGCAGCAGGAATGCAGATCGAGTTCTTATGGTCACGATCTCGATCATATTCGGCATATTCCTGATCGTGTCTGCATCTGGGCAGGAGCCCGGTTTTATCGGGCCGGATCTTGCCGGGAATCAGCCTCCAGCTATAACGTCATTTGTAAGTGATCCGCAGAGCCCGCAGGATGCGGGTGTGGAGGTGAAATGGATCGTAAGTGCAATCGATCCAGATGGTGATGTGCTGGAGTACATGTTTCTCCTGAAAGGTCCGGCGACAGGAGACAGCTGGAAGGATATGACCGGCTGGATAACCGAGCCGAGATGGGTTTGGAGGACATCTGAGAAGGATGTTGGCTCCAACGAGATCGAGGTTCGTGTGAGAGATGGATATGAGGATCTGGATGATGGTTATGATGTAAAAGAAACAGCCAGATATGTCATCAATCGTCCGGTTCCACCGAACCGTCCGCCACAGGT includes:
- a CDS encoding RNA chaperone Hfq, with translation MPQFLPKLRGQQVMIRMNDGRPLSGKLVSFNAYEIVLDAGPRTYLLFKHAIASIEVPKGILD
- the fae gene encoding formaldehyde-activating enzyme, which translates into the protein MSQDFSRTLVGEALVGDGPEVAHIDLVIGPKGGAVDDAFVTSLASPRMGHTPLLAVLEPNLPAKPSTMIVNKVTIKNARQAALMFGPAQAAVAKAVMDSVAEGVIPREKVEDILIVVSVFIEWDAEDKKKIYENNYLATKMAIKRAVRSEPRVDEILFRKDTARHPFA
- a CDS encoding Ig-like domain-containing protein codes for the protein MSEMISLYDKICSSRNADRVLMVTISIIFGIFLIVSASGQEPGFIGPDLAGNQPPAITSFVSDPQSPQDAGVEVKWIVSAIDPDGDVLEYMFLLKGPATGDSWKDMTGWITEPRWVWRTSEKDVGSNEIEVRVRDGYEDLDDGYDVKETARYVINRPVPPNRPPQVMGLFASPEPPQVAGTVVMWSASASDPDGDALQYQFLLDGNVVRDWSSDNTWAWSTTEVEAGSHSVTVAVRDGVNEPVSTSAPYTILMPNRPPQVMGLFASPEPPQVAGTVVMWSASASDPDGDALQYQF